From Lutra lutra chromosome 14, mLutLut1.2, whole genome shotgun sequence, a single genomic window includes:
- the C14H1orf131 gene encoding uncharacterized protein C1orf131 homolog isoform X1 yields MAQEQGLGARALPGSQTLLDALLRNLYDLETEETEDEAEQKRIRRRGENKKRGAETPVVAAAEPAPLPGSLGRGQRKSASSFFKELQEEVRRAPAVTPTGSPSGPEAPSAAVSPPTLKNPREPVEVIEFHSRNKKRKEKLDQDENTQTKTSIPGKGVERQEFNLEKARLEVHRFGITGYGKGKERLLERERAIMLGAQPPKNSYVNYKVLQEQIKEKKAAKEEEKRMAQDTDIFKKKKRRGQEDRKSKKKKSAPSILSSGRIGQIGKFKNGTLILSQVDIKKINSSRVAK; encoded by the exons aTGGCtcaggagcaggggctgggggcccgCGCGCTTCCCGGCTCGCAGACGCTGCTGGACGCCCTGCTCCGGAACCTTTACGATTTGG AAACAGAGGAGACAGAAGATGAAGCAGAAcagaaaaggatcaggaggagaggagaaaacaagAAGAGAGGTGCCGAGACGCCGGTGGTCGCGGCAGCAGAGCCAGCTCCCCTACCTGGTTCCCTTGGAAGAGGTCAAAGGAAGAGCGCCTCCAGCTTCTTCAAGGAACTCCAAGAAGAGGTGCGGCGTGCGCCTGCTGTGACCCCCACTGGCTCCCCTTCAGGACCGGAAGCCCCTAGTGCTGCGGTATCTCCCCCAACCCTGAAGAACCCCAGAGAGCCAGTAGAAGTGATAGAATTTCAcagcagaaataagaaaagaaaagagaagctggATCAAGATGAAAACACACAG accAAAACTAGTATCCCTGGGAAAGGTGTGGAGAGACAAGAATTTAACTTAGAGAAG GCTCGCTTGGAAGTGCACCGGTTTGGGATCACGGGTTATGGAAAAGGGAAGGAACGACTCCTGGAGCGGGAACGCGCCATCATGCTGGGTGCTCAG CCTCCCAAAAACAGTTACGTGAATTACAAGGTGTTGCAGGagcaaatcaaagaaaagaaggcagccaaggaagaagaaaagagaatg GCCCAGGACACAGATAtcttcaagaaaaagaagaggagagggcagGAAGACAG GAAatccaaaaagaagaaatcagctCCTAGTATTTTGTCCAGCGGACGGATTGGGCAGATTGGAAAATTCAAAAATGGGACGCTGATTCTGAGTCAGGTTgatatcaagaaaataaattcctccCGAGTGGCGAAGTGA
- the C14H1orf131 gene encoding uncharacterized protein C1orf131 homolog isoform X2: MAQEQGLGARALPGSQTLLDALLRNLYDLEETEDEAEQKRIRRRGENKKRGAETPVVAAAEPAPLPGSLGRGQRKSASSFFKELQEEVRRAPAVTPTGSPSGPEAPSAAVSPPTLKNPREPVEVIEFHSRNKKRKEKLDQDENTQTKTSIPGKGVERQEFNLEKARLEVHRFGITGYGKGKERLLERERAIMLGAQPPKNSYVNYKVLQEQIKEKKAAKEEEKRMAQDTDIFKKKKRRGQEDRKSKKKKSAPSILSSGRIGQIGKFKNGTLILSQVDIKKINSSRVAK; the protein is encoded by the exons aTGGCtcaggagcaggggctgggggcccgCGCGCTTCCCGGCTCGCAGACGCTGCTGGACGCCCTGCTCCGGAACCTTTACGATTTGG AGGAGACAGAAGATGAAGCAGAAcagaaaaggatcaggaggagaggagaaaacaagAAGAGAGGTGCCGAGACGCCGGTGGTCGCGGCAGCAGAGCCAGCTCCCCTACCTGGTTCCCTTGGAAGAGGTCAAAGGAAGAGCGCCTCCAGCTTCTTCAAGGAACTCCAAGAAGAGGTGCGGCGTGCGCCTGCTGTGACCCCCACTGGCTCCCCTTCAGGACCGGAAGCCCCTAGTGCTGCGGTATCTCCCCCAACCCTGAAGAACCCCAGAGAGCCAGTAGAAGTGATAGAATTTCAcagcagaaataagaaaagaaaagagaagctggATCAAGATGAAAACACACAG accAAAACTAGTATCCCTGGGAAAGGTGTGGAGAGACAAGAATTTAACTTAGAGAAG GCTCGCTTGGAAGTGCACCGGTTTGGGATCACGGGTTATGGAAAAGGGAAGGAACGACTCCTGGAGCGGGAACGCGCCATCATGCTGGGTGCTCAG CCTCCCAAAAACAGTTACGTGAATTACAAGGTGTTGCAGGagcaaatcaaagaaaagaaggcagccaaggaagaagaaaagagaatg GCCCAGGACACAGATAtcttcaagaaaaagaagaggagagggcagGAAGACAG GAAatccaaaaagaagaaatcagctCCTAGTATTTTGTCCAGCGGACGGATTGGGCAGATTGGAAAATTCAAAAATGGGACGCTGATTCTGAGTCAGGTTgatatcaagaaaataaattcctccCGAGTGGCGAAGTGA